Below is a window of Desmonostoc muscorum LEGE 12446 DNA.
TTGGGGCGATCGGGATGGGGTACAAAGCAGTAATCTGCTATTAAACCAGCGCGTACCGGGTCAATATCCGTTGTAGAGACGCGATTCATCGCGTCTCGATTCATCGCGTCTCGATTCATCGCGTCTGTAGAGTTTTCAGGTAGTTGCTGTTTCCGACTCAAAACAACCAGCATTTCTGCCACGGCATCCCGATCTACTAGGCGTCCCAAGCCGGGATAAACTAGTGCCAGCATGGTGAGCAATGCCCGAATTACGGGTGAACTAATTAAGGGGCGTTGATCGTTAAGCGATTCTACTGGGATGTTTTGCTTGACGAGGATTTCTACTAGGGTATAACGAGCGATCGCATCTAAACCTGGTGCTATAATCGCTATTTCTTCTGGTTCAACTTGCTGTGATTGGATGGCATTGGCAATCACTTGCGCTGTTTGCCGCAATAATTGGGCGCGGGAGGTGGTTTGAATTGAGTGTACGATTTCTGGTAAACTCAATGGCATTATGGATTCTGTGACTAATTCCACCATTTGTGTAGCTAGCTGTTGTCCCAGGGACTCTCGAGGCGGCTCAGTTAAGGTTTCTACTCGACAACGGTCTGCTAAGCCTTCTAGGTAGTTCGGGTCTGCTCCTAATCCCAATCGCACTGCACCATCGGGATTATAGCTAAATGCTCCTACCGCGCCTTGGTCTAAGAGCAACTCAAACAACAGACGGGCTACCCCAGGATAATCATCCACATCATCGGCGAGTACTGCTTGATAGCGTTTTGTTAAATGCTGTTGGTAATTGCGATCGCTTAATAAATGCTGACTATAAAGTTCAGTAATAATCCCATAAGTTAGTAATCCCCTCTCTAAACACCAGTTACGCCAATCTAACAGCAAAGACGCCAAAAATTCCGGCTCTAAATTGGTGCTATTTTCCCCCAAACCCCTGGCTAAAATCTGGGCAATATCAACGCATGGTGTACCACTATAGGCTGCTAATTGGAATAAGTCTAAGATGCGACGCACTAAACGAGACTCATTCACACCTGCAAGACGTAAAATTTCTTCGTCTAATTGGGAACGCCACAGTTTCGTTGCTAACTCTTGTTCGGTTTCCGGCCGCAATCGTACCGGAAACTGCGCCTTCAGGTTCAACGAATTAATTAGCAATGGCCAAAATAAAATAACCTCATCCTGAAAAAAACCTAGCGGTGTCTTGGCACGAACCGGATATTTTCCTAAGGTAGATGTAACAATTTTATCACCAAATTCTCGACGATTATCATCATTCGCAGCTAAAACTAAAACTCCTGGTTCTGTTGGCTTAAGATATAAAAATTTGGGGACATTATCACCTTTTTTACGGTCTTGTTTTTTCGTATAAAATGAATCAATATACGTACTCTTAGGTTCTACCCAACTACAAAATTGCTCTACTAAGCGAGTTGTCTTACCACTGCGGCTGGTGCCAACAATCCAAATCGAATGAGAAACCACAAACTTTCTCCTTGTAGATTTGCTAGTATACCTCGTGCGTTAACTTAAGGTTAAGAATCACCAAATAATGCTGGATGATTGTCTGCAATGAAAAACTCTGTTTTTAGCCAAAAAATCTATTCTTTCCTCCTTGCTGCTTATCGACGGTACTTACAAACTCCTGAACGTTCTTTACATGAAGCTTACGATGCAGCATTAAAGATAAAGGAAATAGAAGATAAGCATTTTAATGGTAATAAAATAGACATTGACTCAGCCATGTACAGTAACACTGTCATGGATTATTTTGAGTCAGACTTAAACAAGCTATTAAAAACTGCTAAAATGCGGCTTACAGAATTTAGAGCCAGCCGTTGGTTTCTGGATGAAGAAAATCAAAAAGCTGCCGATAAAGTAGGTATAGAATACCTCAGTGCTTCTTTCGTTTTAGAAAGGCTCAATTTTATCGATGGAGTTATATCTAAATACACAACAGTTCCTGAACAAGTGACTTCTAACGCTGTAGTGGTAAAACCTCCAACTCCACCAATTGATTCAGCAATTACTCCAGCATTACCGCCTAAGATACCAACTAAAGATGTGGAGAAAAGATCCGATAAAAAATCAAAGGGTAAAACCGATACAATGGGCGTTTTACCCCGTTCTATTTTAAGTACTATCAGTCGTTTGCAAGTTGAACTAGACCCTAATTCTGAAGAAGAAGTAATTCAGAGTTTTCGTCAGGCTCAAAGAAGAACAATAATATCTATCAGATTTATTTTACTCTTAATTATAGTACCACTTTTGACGCATCAAATAGCAAAAGCTTTTGTAGTAGGCCCAGTTGTTGACCGATTTAGAACTGCTGAGCAAGTGCAGGTATTCCTGAATTCTGAGATGGAAGAAGAAGCGCTGGGAGAATTACAAAGGTTTGAAGAAAGAATCAAGTTTGAAAATATGATCAGTAATGCACCTCCATTGTCGCCTGAGCATATGGAAATAGAACTAAAAGATAAGGCAACAGAGATTGCTGAAGAATTTCGCCAGGAAAGCTCTAATTCCATTAAAAATGTTTTTGCAGATGTTTTCTCTGTGATTGCTTTTATTTGGTTGATGCTTTCCAGCAAATCTTCTATTGCTGTGGTGAAAGATTTCTTCGATCATATTGTCTATGGGCTGAGTGATAGTGCTAAGGCATTTATTATCATTTTGTTTACCGATATATTTGTCGGATTCCACTCTCCTCACGGTTGGGAAGTACTTTTAGAAGGTGTATCGCGCCATTGGGGATTACCGGCAAATCGAGATTTTATATTCTTATTTATTGCCACATTCCCAGTGATTTTAGATACTATTTTTAAATATTGGATATTCCGATATTTGAACCGCATATCGCCTTCAGCAGTAGCTACTTACCGGAATATGAATGAATAACCGAATTAGCAACTAACCGAAAATTTCTGTGTGAGGGTAGGGAGTGGGGAATGGGAAAATTTTTGTAGTCTAAATTTGATGAACAAGATATTTGCTGAGTTATTAAAATTTAATAATTTTCTGGCTATTAGTGTAATTGTAGTTCTGTCAATTTCTTTGTTGAGGATACAATCTTTGGCAAATCCAAAACTCAGTCCGCCAGAATGTCGGGTGAAGAAGTGGGATATACCAGTGTCGTTGACAGGTGAAAATCAAAATGTATTGATTCAAAGAAAACCAATTACTTGTTGTCAGGGTGACGCTTCTTGTTTGGATGAAGTTATTTATGGAAAAATACCAGATAAAAAGGCATTATTGACAGCTATCGATCGCAGTTTACAATACCTCCAAACTTCTAATGCTGCGGCTGCTTACCAAAAATATCCCGCGACTGGAATTAACCGCGATCGCGTCTTCAAAAGTTTGCAAAGATTCCGCGAAATTCTCTTAAAAACTAATTCTCCAACAGAGTTATATACAGCCATAGAACGAGAATTTGTTTATTACCAGTCAGTCGGTAAAGATAGCAAAGGTGCCGTTTTATTCACCGCCTACTATGAACCGCTTTACGCCGCCAGTCGCGTCCCCACAGCAGAATACCGCTATCCGGTTTATCGATTACCTCCTGATTTCAACTCCTGGTCTAAACCTCATCCTACACGCTTACAATTAGAAGGAGCAGATGGTTTACAAGGCGTAAAAGGTAAATTGCGAGGCTTAGAATTGTTTTGGTTCCGCGATCGCCTCGAACCATATATGGTTCAAATTCAAGGTTCAGCCAAACTTCAACTAACTGATGGAACTCAAACAACTATAGGTTATGCAGGTAATACTGCTTATAATTACAAAAGTATTGGTCGAGAATTAGCAAATGATGGCAAATTACCGCTACAAGGTATGACAATGCCAATTATTCTCGATTATTTCCAAAAACATCCCCAAGAATTAAATATTTATATTCCGCGCGATCGCAGCTTTGTTTTTTTTCAAGAAAACCACGGTGAACCAGCCCAAGGTTCTATTAATGTGCCACTAACAGCAGAGCGTTCTATCGCTACAGATAAATCTCTCATGCCTCCTGGTGCTTTGGCGTTGATTCGTGCTTCTATTCCCTTTGTTAATTCTACCGGAAACATGGAAGAACGAATTATTAGCCGCTATGTTCTCGACCAAGATACCGGAGGTGCAATTAAAGGTGCAGGTAGAGTAGATTATTTTTTAGGTACTGGTAAAATAGCAGGCGATCGCGCTGGCGTCACAGTTAGTAATGGGCAATTATTTTATCTATTACTCAAGTAGACCATAAGATTTTAGATTTTGAAGAAGAATTCAGAATTCTGAATTCTGAATTCTGACTCCTGAATTCTGCTGTAAGAATTACAAATTACCCAAAGCGGTACTAAGCTTCTAAATCCAGATCAACATCGTCATCATCATGATCGTAAGGAATATCATCAAGATCTATCATTTCTGAGATTTCTTCTACTTCACCGAGATAGTCAGATTCTTGATGTTCACGCTCGATGAGACGACCAGTTGACTTTAGCCATTCCAAAAGAATAAATTCATTACTTGTACGAATTACAGGCGCTCGTTGATTACGAGGTTCTTCACGCAAAGGACTTGTAGGCATAAAAAAAACTCACTTCTGATATAAGTTCAAGTAGTAACCGTATGCTATCTCGGTTTTTGACATAGTTTACTGTCCGTTATGTAAATTTGTGACAGTAATATATGTCAGTTTTTCAGAGGTATTCCAGTAAATTTACTTCGCTAAAAATTTTAATTTTCGGAATACTCGAAAGTAAATTTTTCAGGTCAATTACTGACATAAAATACCTCCAGAATCAAAGGGTGTAGAGATTTAGATTCGGAGAGGCCTCCATGTAGTCACTAAGATGACCGAAAATATTTCTCAACCTATCTAATGATAACATAGTTGACGATTGAACTTTTTTCAACTGTTCTGACCCATACATAACTTGGTGACTCAAAACAGTAGAGTAGTATTCGACTACGACTTTTAGTTCACTAAATATGCTTATAAAACTAGTTTTAATTTTTACCAAGTAATGCTAGCTAAAGAATAAATAGCGATCGCGTTAGCGAAGCTCACCGAAGGTCTCGCATCATCAGATAAAGTAAGGTGGGCAGGACTTCTGGTTCGCTCAAATCCTTACTTTGAGCTTGTAGTTAGTGCCCAACGCCAGATGTTACCATCCAGGAACCCCAAAGGTGAACAAGGCGAGGAGAGTTGTGATATTGATACACTCGGCTATCCCAAGACTGCTTTGTTCACCTTTTTTAGTGGTTATAAACTCCTAAAATTACTAGACAACACTCAAATTAACTCGGATGATAACATCGTTAAAATCTTTGTCACCACCATTTGCTAAATCCTCAAAGCCAAACGTGTTACTCCCTAACAGACGAATATGATCTACCTTGTCAGTGTTAGCACCCAAGAATGAAAAGTAAACTGATGGATCATTATTAGAATTGTTATCTAAAATGGCATCTGGTCTGCCATCGATGATAATAAATGGTGCAAAGATGGAACCAGGCTCGAAAGTATCAGTATAAGTTGCTGTACCTTGGTTGTTTACCGTGAGGTCAATTCCTGCAACGCGCTGACGGACTGCGGCTTGGGCATAACCAGCTTGACCAACAAGAATATCTACCGTACCATCGCCATTGGTATCAATACCACCATTTTCATCAGCTACTTTATAGAATCCCACGAAATTATTGAATGCAGCTTCTCGATTGACAACAAAATTAGCTGTTACCTGTTGTTCAACATCCCTTAAGTCAATCAATTCTGCTTGTGGCTGGTCTTGTAGACTTGTACCCAAAGGTAATGGGTCATTTGTAGGCTGAATTTTTACTACCAGATTCTGGAAGTCATTAGTGCTATTACCAGAACTATCCTTCCAAGCTAGAGAAAATGCATTGTTATCTAAACTTGTAATCTTTTGGTTTGAGGGGTCAGAAAATAGTACCTCAGTGATTGGTGTGATATTATTCAGCACATTTTCCGTTGTACTATTTTTGACTAAATAAAATCTCAGGTTAGTATCAGACGAAAATTCTAATAAATTCTCGACAAGACTGTTGCTGAACCCATTGGGTTGATTGGCAATAGCTGAGAGAATCACCTGTCCTCGTTCTAGAGCTTTGCGGGCATAACCTGCTTCCCCTGGAGCAATACCGTCAATTTTGCCTGTAGCATCATCAACACTATATACAGCCAATTCATTCACCACCCGAGAATTACTGCCTGTGATAGCAACTTTGAGTTTTACTGTAGGATTGTCACCTTTGATATTAAAGACATCATTACCACTATTTATCAGTTGTGGAGGTTTGGGTTCGGGTTCGGGTTCGGGTTCGGGTTCGGGTTCAGGTTCGGGTTCGGGTTCAGGTTCGGGTTGTGGTTGCGGAGTACCAAAGACAACATAACTAGAACCAGCACCAGCATTGGCACCAGTTGCACCGATAATTAGATCATCAGCACCATCATTATTGATATCCCCAGCAGCGCTAACTGAAATACCTGAAGAATCATTAGGATTAATGCCGTTGATGGCAAAGCCCTTGGTTGGGTCAAGGTTGGAGAGGTCGAGTTGGGCACTAAAGCCGTTACTGCTACCGAAGACCACATAGCTTTGTCCAGCAAACTCAGAGGCAAAAGGAGCGCCGATAATCAGGTCTGAGATGTCGTCGTCGTTGACATCCCCAGCACTGCTAACTGAGTAGCCTGAGGCATCATTGCCGTTAATACCTGTGATGGCGAAACCATTGCTGCCGTCAAGAGTCGAGAGGTCAAGGCTGGCACTAAAGCCGCTACTTTTGCCAAACACCACGTAGCTGTTTCCGGCTCCGGAAGCCGTGTTATATGCACCGATAATCAGGTCTGAAATCCCGTCGTTGTTGATGTCTTGAGCATTGCGGACTGAAGCACCAGATAAGTCAGTGGCATTACCGTTGACCACAAAGCCGTTGCTACCGTTAAGACTAGATAGGTCAAAGCTGGCACTAAAACCGCTACTGCTGCCAAACACCACGTAGCTCTTTCCGTTACCAGGTGCGCCAATAATTAGGTCTGAGATTTCATCGCCGTTTACGTCTCCAGCGCTACTAACTGAGTTGCCTGAGGAGTCTGTGCCACTTCCGTTGATGGCAAAGCCGTTGCTGCCATCTAAAGTTGACAGGTCGAGAGTTGGGCTAAAACCGTTGCTGCTACCAAACACCACGTAGCTCTGCCCTGCACCAGAAGCCGCAGCGGATGCGCCAATAATCAAGTCTGAGATTTCATCGCCGTTTACGTCTCCAGCACTGCTGACTGAGTTACCTGAGGAGTCTGAGAAGCCATCAGAGTTCCGCCCATTAATGCCGTTGATGGCAAAGCCGTTGCTGCCGTTGAGATTAGAAATGTCGAGTTGGGCACTAAAGCCGTTGCTGCTGCCAAACACCACGTAGCTCTTTCCTGCTCCCAAAGCTGCACCGGATGCGCCAATAATCAGGTCTGAGGTGCCGTCACCATTAACGTCTCCGGCATTGCTGACTGAGCCGCCAAAGAAGTCGCTGACACCACCGTTGATACTAAAGCCGTTGCTGCCGTTGAGATTAGAGAGGTCGAGATTGGTACTAAAGCCACTACTGCTGCCAAATACTACGTAGCTCTTTCCGCTACCAGGTGCGCCAATAATTAGGTCGGCGATGCCGTCAGCGTTTACGTCTCCGGCACTGCTGACTGAGTTGCCTGAGGAGTCTGTGCCACTGCCGTTGATGGCAAAGCCGTTGCTGCCGTTAAGAGTTGAGAGATTGAATATGACTTGTGGTTGTGGTTTTGGTTCGGGTTCAGGTTCGGGTTGTGGTTGCGGAGTACCAAAGACAACATAACTAGAACCAGCACCAGCATTGGCACCAGTTGCACCGATAATTAGATCATCAGCACCATCATTATTGATATCCCCAGCAGCGCTAACTGAAATACCTGAAGAATCATTAGGATTAATGCCGTTGATGGCAAAGCCCTTGGTTGGGTCAAGGTTGGAGAGGTCGAGTTGGGCACTAAAGCCGTTACTGCTACCGAAGACCACATAGCTTTGTCCGGCAAACTCAGAGGCAAAAGGAGCGCCGATAATCAGGTCTGAGATGCCGTCGTCGTTGACATCCCCAGCACTGCTAACTGAGTAGCCTGAGGCATCATTGCCGTTAATACCTGTGATGGCGAAACCATTGCTGCCGTCAAGAGTCGAGAGGTCAAGGCTGGCACTAAAGCCGCTACTTTTGCCAAACACCACGTAGCTGTTTCCGGCTCCGGAAGCCGTGTTATATGCACCGATAATCAGGTCTGAAATCCCGTCGTTGTTGATGTCTTGAGCATTGCGGACTGAAGCACCAGATAAGTCAGTGGCACTGCCGTTGACCACAAAGCCGTTGCTACCGTTAAGACTAGATAGGTCAAAGCTGGCACTAAAACCGCTACTGCTGCCAAACACCACGTAGCTCTTTCCGTTACCGGGTGCGCCAATAATTAGGTCTGAGATTTCATCGCCGTTTACGTCTCCAGCGCTACTAACTGAGTTGCCTGAGGAGTCTGTGCCACTTCCGTTGATGGCAAAGCCGTTGCTGCCATCTAAAGTTGACAGGTCGAGAG
It encodes the following:
- a CDS encoding recombinase family protein, translating into MVSHSIWIVGTSRSGKTTRLVEQFCSWVEPKSTYIDSFYTKKQDRKKGDNVPKFLYLKPTEPGVLVLAANDDNRREFGDKIVTSTLGKYPVRAKTPLGFFQDEVILFWPLLINSLNLKAQFPVRLRPETEQELATKLWRSQLDEEILRLAGVNESRLVRRILDLFQLAAYSGTPCVDIAQILARGLGENSTNLEPEFLASLLLDWRNWCLERGLLTYGIITELYSQHLLSDRNYQQHLTKRYQAVLADDVDDYPGVARLLFELLLDQGAVGAFSYNPDGAVRLGLGADPNYLEGLADRCRVETLTEPPRESLGQQLATQMVELVTESIMPLSLPEIVHSIQTTSRAQLLRQTAQVIANAIQSQQVEPEEIAIIAPGLDAIARYTLVEILVKQNIPVESLNDQRPLISSPVIRALLTMLALVYPGLGRLVDRDAVAEMLVVLSRKQQLPENSTDAMNRDAMNRDAMNRVSTTDIDPVRAGLIADYCFVPHPDRPNLLPVSTFDRWDRIGYAATTAYNEILQWLEQQRSQQEQRLIPSPISLLDRAIVRFLWNGSNLPYEQLAALRELLETAQHYWEIDTRLRQTNSKLSPSSPSSPSSPSATTITEFIQLLRRGTITANPYPVRPIGGARKAVTLATIFQYRASRRSHRWHFWLDAGSPLWAKGGAATLFGAPFFLRDRLGEPWTAEDEKLAEQQRLRRILVDLLSRVSERVYLCHSDLAVSGQEQLGPLLPLVNACITVISETTVN
- a CDS encoding proton extrusion protein PcxA, with amino-acid sequence MSAMKNSVFSQKIYSFLLAAYRRYLQTPERSLHEAYDAALKIKEIEDKHFNGNKIDIDSAMYSNTVMDYFESDLNKLLKTAKMRLTEFRASRWFLDEENQKAADKVGIEYLSASFVLERLNFIDGVISKYTTVPEQVTSNAVVVKPPTPPIDSAITPALPPKIPTKDVEKRSDKKSKGKTDTMGVLPRSILSTISRLQVELDPNSEEEVIQSFRQAQRRTIISIRFILLLIIVPLLTHQIAKAFVVGPVVDRFRTAEQVQVFLNSEMEEEALGELQRFEERIKFENMISNAPPLSPEHMEIELKDKATEIAEEFRQESSNSIKNVFADVFSVIAFIWLMLSSKSSIAVVKDFFDHIVYGLSDSAKAFIIILFTDIFVGFHSPHGWEVLLEGVSRHWGLPANRDFIFLFIATFPVILDTIFKYWIFRYLNRISPSAVATYRNMNE
- the mltA gene encoding murein transglycosylase A, with protein sequence MNKIFAELLKFNNFLAISVIVVLSISLLRIQSLANPKLSPPECRVKKWDIPVSLTGENQNVLIQRKPITCCQGDASCLDEVIYGKIPDKKALLTAIDRSLQYLQTSNAAAAYQKYPATGINRDRVFKSLQRFREILLKTNSPTELYTAIEREFVYYQSVGKDSKGAVLFTAYYEPLYAASRVPTAEYRYPVYRLPPDFNSWSKPHPTRLQLEGADGLQGVKGKLRGLELFWFRDRLEPYMVQIQGSAKLQLTDGTQTTIGYAGNTAYNYKSIGRELANDGKLPLQGMTMPIILDYFQKHPQELNIYIPRDRSFVFFQENHGEPAQGSINVPLTAERSIATDKSLMPPGALALIRASIPFVNSTGNMEERIISRYVLDQDTGGAIKGAGRVDYFLGTGKIAGDRAGVTVSNGQLFYLLLK
- a CDS encoding DUF3134 domain-containing protein, with amino-acid sequence MPTSPLREEPRNQRAPVIRTSNEFILLEWLKSTGRLIEREHQESDYLGEVEEISEMIDLDDIPYDHDDDDVDLDLEA
- a CDS encoding beta strand repeat-containing protein translates to MADPLSNLSELNGSNGFAINGSGTDSSGNSVSSAGDVNADGIADLIIGAPGSGKSYVVFGSSSGFSTTLDLSTLDGSNGFSINGGVSDFFGGSVSNAKDVNGDGISDLIIGASGAALGAGKSYVVFGSSNGFSAQLDISNLNGSNGFAINGINGRNSDGFSDSSGNSVSSAGDVNGDEISDLIIGASAAASGAGQSYVVFGSSNGFSPTLDLSTLDGSNGFAINGSGTDSSGNSVSSAGDVNGDEISDLIIGAPGNGKSYVVFGSSSGFSASFDLSSLNGSNGFVVNGSATDLSGASVRNAQDINNDGISDLIIGAYNTASGAGNSYVVFGKSSGFSASLDLSTLDGSNGFAITGINGNDASGYSVSSAGDVNDDGISDLIIGAPFASEFAGQSYVVFGSSNGFSAQLDLSNLDPTKGFAINGINPNDSSGISVSAAGDINNDGADDLIIGATGANAGAGSSYVVFGTPQPQPEPEPEPKPQPQVIFNLSTLNGSNGFAINGSGTDSSGNSVSSAGDVNADGIADLIIGAPGSGKSYVVFGSSSGFSTNLDLSNLNGSNGFSINGGVSDFFGGSVSNAGDVNGDGTSDLIIGASGAALGAGKSYVVFGSSNGFSAQLDISNLNGSNGFAINGINGRNSDGFSDSSGNSVSSAGDVNGDEISDLIIGASAAASGAGQSYVVFGSSNGFSPTLDLSTLDGSNGFAINGSGTDSSGNSVSSAGDVNGDEISDLIIGAPGNGKSYVVFGSSSGFSASFDLSSLNGSNGFVVNGNATDLSGASVRNAQDINNDGISDLIIGAYNTASGAGNSYVVFGKSSGFSASLDLSTLDGSNGFAITGINGNDASGYSVSSAGDVNDDDISDLIIGAPFASEFAGQSYVVFGSSNGFSAQLDLSNLDPTKGFAINGINPNDSSGISVSAAGDINNDGADDLIIGATGANAGAGSSYVVFGTPQPQPEPEPEPEPEPEPEPEPEPEPKPPQLINSGNDVFNIKGDNPTVKLKVAITGSNSRVVNELAVYSVDDATGKIDGIAPGEAGYARKALERGQVILSAIANQPNGFSNSLVENLLEFSSDTNLRFYLVKNSTTENVLNNITPITEVLFSDPSNQKITSLDNNAFSLAWKDSSGNSTNDFQNLVVKIQPTNDPLPLGTSLQDQPQAELIDLRDVEQQVTANFVVNREAAFNNFVGFYKVADENGGIDTNGDGTVDILVGQAGYAQAAVRQRVAGIDLTVNNQGTATYTDTFEPGSIFAPFIIIDGRPDAILDNNSNNDPSVYFSFLGANTDKVDHIRLLGSNTFGFEDLANGGDKDFNDVIIRVNLSVV